One window of the Bos indicus isolate NIAB-ARS_2022 breed Sahiwal x Tharparkar chromosome 15, NIAB-ARS_B.indTharparkar_mat_pri_1.0, whole genome shotgun sequence genome contains the following:
- the FIBIN gene encoding fin bud initiation factor homolog, whose translation MVFLKFLWMGFLCHLCQGYFDGPLYPEMSNGTLHHYFVPDGDYEENDDPEKCQLLFRVSDHRRCSQGEGSSASTLLSLTLREEFTVLGRQVEDAGRVLEGISKSISYDLDGEESYGKYLRRESHQIGDAYSNSDKSLTELESKFKQGQEQDSRQESRLNEDFLGMLVHTRSLLKETLDISVGLRDKYELLALTIRSHGTRLGRLKNDYLKV comes from the coding sequence ATGGTGTTCCTGAAGTTTCTCTGGATGGGTTTTCTCTGCCACCTGTGTCAGGGCTATTTCGACGGTCCTCTCTACCCAGAGATGTCCAATGGGACCCTGCACCACTACTTTGTGCCGGACGGGGACTACGAGGAGAACGACGACCCCGAGAAGTGCCAGCTGCTCTTCAGGGTGAGTGACCACCGGCGCTGCTCCCAGGGGGAGGGGAGCTCGGCCAGCACTCTGCTAAGCCTCACCCTGCGGGAGGAGTTCACCGTGTTGGGCCGCCAGGTGGAGGACGCGGGGCGCGTGCTGGAGGGCATCAGTAAGAGCATCTCCTACGACCTGGACGGGGAGGAGAGCTATGGCAAGTACCTGCGGCGGGAGTCCCACCAGATCGGGGATGCCTACTCCAATTCGGACAAGTCCCTCACTGAGCTGGAAAGCAAGTTTAAGCAGGGCCAGGAGCAAGACAGCCGGCAAGAGAGCAGGCTCAACGAGGACTTCTTGGGGATGCTGGTCCACACCAGGTCCCTGCTGAAGGAAACGCTGGACATCTCCGTGGGGCTCAGGGACAAATATGAGCTGCTGGCCCTCACCATCAGGAGCCATGGGACCCGACTAGGTCGGCTGAAGAACGATTATCTTAAAGTGTAG